The Microbacterium sp. SORGH_AS_0862 region TCGGCTGTTCTGGGTGCCCGCGGTCGCGGGCATGATCGTCTTCGGCTCACTGATGGGAGCCATGTTCGTGGGCCAGCAGTTCCTGCAGAACATCCTCGGCTACGACACCCTCGAGGCGGGTCTGGCGGTCGTGCCTGCCGCGGCAGGGCTGCTGATCGCTGCGCCGGTCTCTGCGCGCATGGTCACCACGCGCGGTTCGAGGACGACGATGCTGGTCGGGTACGCCTTTGTGCTCGCAGGTTTCCTCACGACGCTGCTCTGGCGTGAGCACACGCCCTACTGGCTGATCGGCGTCGGGTTCTTCACGATCGGGGTCGGCGCCGGCTTCGCCATGACCCCCGCATCCCGCGCGCTCACCGATGCGACCCCGGTGCGGCGCGTCGGCATGGCCTCCGCGACCTCGGACCTCCAGCGCGACCTGGGCGGCTCGATCATGCAGGCCCTGCTCGGCGCCATCCTGGCGACCGGGTTCGCCGGTGCGTTCGCTCGGGCCATCGCCGCCTCGCCGTCCGCGTCGGAGGTGTCCGCCGAGGTGCAGGCAGCGCTACAGGCGTCTTTCGCCTCCGCGTTGCATGTCGCCGAACAGTTTCCGCAGTACCGTGCGGAGATCGTGGCTGCGGCGACGCAGAGCCTGGTCGACTGCGCGCTGTGGGCGTACGCGGTCGGCGGGGTGGCTATCGTCTCGGGAGCCGTGCTCGTGCGTGTCCTCCTGCCGTCGCACGGCGGCGAGCACAGCCTGATCGCCGAGTATCTTGCGGCCGACGCAGCCGATGATGCGCCGTCGTCAGAGCCCGCCGGCCAGTGACGGCCCGTCGCCCAGGTCGTCCATTGCGCGCGGAGGCGGTGGGTGGGTCGGCATCGGACGCCGGGGCGCGATAACGTCGGACTCATGAGCAACAGCGGCGACGGCGATGCGTACCCCGTCGCCGAGCATGTCGTCGATTCGCGGCGCATTCTGCGGTACCTCCGCGGATTCGGTCGTCATTTCGCCTTGCCGCCCTTCCTCGACACCGGTCGCGCGCGGACGACGGCGACACTCCAGCTCAGTCTGGCCGCGGTCGTGCTCGTCTATGTCGTCATCGCGGTGCCCTGGGGCTACGCCGGCGATCTCGGCCTCTTCTGGTTGGGTGCGATCGTCGTGCTCGGAGCGGGCGGCGTCGCGTTGCTGGTCCCATGGGCGAGAGTGTCCGCATGGTGGATCATGGCCGTCCCGATCATCGATCTGTTGGGGATCGCCCTGCTCCGACAATCGCTGCCCTCCGGTGGGTTCGGCGTTCTCTTCTTCATCCCTGCCATCTGGCTCGCTATCTACTTCGGCATCGGCGGCTATCTGGTGGGCATCATCGTCGCGCCCACCGTCCTGGTCACCACCGCGATCGTCGACCCTCGCCACGAGGTCGGATACGTCACCTTCAGCCTGCCGCTGATGATCGTGGTCGTCGCCACCATCAGCCTCGCTCTGGGACGGCAGATGACGGCGCAGCGGCTGCTCTTCACCCGTCAGACTCGCACCATGGCCCGCACCCTGCGCCGAGCGCAGAAGCAGGAGGAGCTGTTGGCGGAGGTGCTGGACACGATCGACTTCGGCGTCATCCGTCTCGCCGCCGACGGTTCCACGACGCTCGCGAACGAGGCGCACGCGCGACTGCAGCGCGCTGCCCGGTCGGCTGAGGCAGGCTCCGGCGGCGGTCACGCCGCCTTCGCGGCCGACGGCGTCACGCCCGTGGATCGGCACGACACGCCGTTCGCGCGAGCGGCACGCGGTGAAGTCTTCGACAACCAGATCGTGTGGTTCGGTGGCGACGGGCCGCGTCGCCGCGCCCTCAGCGTGACCGCGCGGCGCACGCGCGCCGTCGACGGCTCCGACAACGGCGCGGTGATCGTCTCGCGCGACGTCACGGCCGAGCTCACGGCGCTCCGCGCGCGGGACTCGCTGGTCTCCTCGGTCTCGCACGAGCTCCGCACGCCGCTCACGTCGATCATCGGCTATCTCGAACTCGCCGTCGACGACCCCGAGGTGCCCGAACGGGCGCGCGGCTACCTGGACGTGGCCGAGCGGAACGTCTCGCGCCTGTTGGAGATCGTGTCCGACATCCTGACGGCGTCGAGCACGTCAGAGATGTCGGCGGACCTCACGATCTCGCAACAGGACGTGGACATCGCCGACGTGGTGCGGGCGAGCGGAGAGTCCTGGGCGCCCGCTGCCGCCGAACGCGCGATCGCGATCGACATGGCGGGTGTTCGCCCCGCGCCGGCGTACGCCGATCCGCTGCGGATGCGGCAGGTGATCGACAACCTCGTCAGCAACGCGGTGAAGTACAACCGCGACGGCGGGCGCGTCACGCTCAGCACGACCTCCGACGGGATCACGACCATGATCACGGTCACCGACACCGGCGTCGGCGTCTCCGAGAGTGACCTGGGCAGGCTCTTCGAGCGCTTCTTCCGGGTCGCGGACACGTCGACCGGAACCGGGCTCGGGCTCTCGATCAGTCGCGAACTCGTGCGCGCGCACGGTGGCGACATCATCGTCACCAGTACGGCCGGCGTCGGTTCCACCTTCAGCGTGCAGCTTCCCGCGAGCGCTGAGTCGCTGGACGATCCGGACGCGATCGTCACCATCACCGGAACGGGCGCATCGCGGCGCAAGGGGGACCAGGCCAGATGACGCTCGATCCCATCACCGCAGGCATCTTCACCGCGATCGCGGTGGTCACGGTCGCGGTCACCTACATCGCCACCACTCTGTCGCGGCGCTACAGCGGCGGGGCGCAGCTGTGGGGAATCGGCTTCCTGCTGCAGATCATCGCCGTCGTCTGCACCGTGGTGATCGGCCTGTTCGACGCCTCGGAGTGGACGAACGTGTGGGCGCTCGCTCTGGGCAACGCCGCCGCCGTGGGTGCGGCCGGCTGCGTCCTGATGGGGTTCCGTGCCTACAACGGCGAGGAGGTCGCGGGGCCCTCGCTCATGGTCGTGTCCCTCGCCTTCCTCGTCGCGGCGGTCACCGTGGTCGAGACGCCGGTCGCGGGCGGGAGCACGAGTGTCCTCTGGTACAGCCTCGCCATCGCCGGATTGTGTGTCGGGGCGATCATCCACGCCGTCGGCCCCCGGACGAGACCTCGTGTCGCCACCTGGGTCTTCGTGGGCTCGACCACCCTCTTCGGCGCCTATCACGTGATGCGCGCGGTCGTCTCCCTGACGGCGGGAGAGGACAGCGCGGTCTTCGCGGCCTGGTTCGGTCCGGTCTCGCTGACCCTGGTGGTATTGGTGCTGGGCACGGTGTCCTCGTTGACGCTCTTCATGCTCCGCGCCGTGCTGGTCAGCGACCAGCAGCCCGCCGGTTTCGCCGCCGTGGACGAGGTGCTGGCGGCATCCGCGTTCCTCGCGAGGCTGCGGCGGATCCTGCGCCGCGCGGCGCATCGTACCGAGCTGGTCGTGGTCATCGCGGTGATCGTCGAAGACGTCGGAGCGATCACCGCGTCGTTCGGGCAGGAGGTCGCCGAAGCCACCACGCGAGTGCTGCGGTCTGCGGTGCGTGAGTTCGCGTCGCCGGTGGCGGCTGTGGGGGCGACGGACGATCGGACCATCATCCTCGTCGCGACGACCGCGTCCAGCCCTGCCGACGCGCGGCGCCAAGCGGGGCTCATCTACCGCGGCGTGATCGAACGCTTCGTGGATGCGAGAGGCATCGTGGTCCCAGGGGTGGGAGTCGGCGTCGCCCTCAGCCAGACCCTGGGCTACGGGCCCGAGGTTCTCGTGGAAGCGGCGACGATCGCCGCGGTCGAAGCATCCGAGAGCGACGAGACCTCGGTGGTCTTCGCCCAGGCGCGAGGCGTCGGCGCTCCTGCGTTCCCGGGCGAGCCGACGGAGCGATAGTGTCCACGATATGCACAGCGATGCTGCTCCCGCCCGGGGGAGAGGCGTACGCGCGTTCCTGCACGCGGGCCTCGCCGCGCCACGGGCTTCTCGTGCGTTCGCAGCTCGGGGGCGCTCCGCTGTCCTGAATCAGCTCGTGCTGTGTGCCCTGGTTCTGATCGTGGCAACGGTCGGGGTCCTCTCGTCGACACTGCGCAACCAGAGCCTGTTCCTGATCGGGGTCGTGATCATCTTCGCCGTCGGGACGGCGACCCTCGCCGTGCCTTGGGCCCGCATCCCTCGCGCGGTGCTCTACGTCTTGCCCATCGTCGACATCGCCGGTATCGCGGTGATCCGCGTCGCCGAGCCCATGAGCGGGCTCGGACTGATGTGGGTCTTCCCCGCGATGTGGCTCGCCACGCTGGGGGTCGTCGGATTCCTCCTCCAGTTCACGATCATCAACGCTGCGTACGCGGCGATCGTGGTGTCGGGGGGAACGACCGTCTGGGGATACACGACGTTCCTGCTCCCGGCGGCCGTTCTCGCGGTCGCGACGACCACGCTCATCTCCTCGCGGCGGCAGCGAGCGCAGGCGCACCTGCTCGAGAAGCAGGCGGCGCTTCTCAGCGGCGCGCTGCAGCGCGCCCAGCGCCAGGAGGAGCTCGTCATCGATGTCCTCGACGCGGTGGACTTCGGTGTGCTGCGCATCGCCCCCGATGGAACGGTGTCCGTGGTGAACGAGGCGCTGGGGCGGTTTCAGAACACGATCCCGGGATTCGGGTCCCGCAGCCGCGAGATCGAGAACGCGTACCGTGCCGACGGCGTCACCCCGTTGCCCCGGGCGGAACGCCCGCTGCTGCGGGCGCTCGCGGGCGAGGTGTTCGAGAATCAGGTGGTGTGGTTCGGCCACCCCGACGAACGTCGTCACGCCATGAGCATCACTGTGCGCCGCATGCACGACGCCGAGGGCGCGGATGCGGGTGCGGTGCTGATCGCGCGGGACGTCACCCCCGAGATGACGGCGATGAGGGCACGAGATCGCCTCGTCGCCTCCGTCTCGCACGAGCTGAGAACGCCCCTGACGTCCGTCCTCGGCTATCTCGATCTCGCGCTGGACACTCTCGACGACCCGGCGCAGGCGCGCCATTCGCTGGAGATCGCGGCGCGGAACGGTGAGCGGCTCCTGGAGATCGTGGCCGACATCCTCGCCGCATCCAGTGCATCGCGCTTGTCCGTCGACATGACGATCTCGCCCGAACCGATCGATGTCGCAGAACTGGTGGCGGCGACGGCCGAGGCCTGGCGCCCCCGGGCGGCCGAGCGCGCGGTGACGATCGTCACATCCGGCATCGAGCCGGCCCGCGCGTTCGCCGATCCCCTGCGGCTCAGGCAGGTCCTGGACAACCTCGTCAGCAATGCCGTCAAGTACAACCGCGACGGCGGCGCCATCTTCCTCGGCTGTACCACTGACGGCGAGTCGACGTGGATCCTCGTCCGAGACACCGGAACGGGCATCCCGGAGTCCGACCTCGGTCGGTTGTTCGAACGGTACTTCCGTGCGCGCACCGACGTGGAGGGGACCGGACTGGGCCTCTCCATCAGTCGTGACATCGCGCGTGCCCACGGCGGTGACATCACGGTGCAGACGAGCCGTGGTCTGGGCTCGACGTTCCTGGTGCATCTTCCCGCCGATGAGCGCCCGGTGCGGGCGACCGCGGTGCCCGGCGAGCAGACCGGGAGTCCGGAATGAACATCGACCTGCTCACCGCATCGTTGTTCACCGCGCTCGTGGGCAACGTGGCCGGGGCCGTGTTCATCATCGACACGATCCTGCGCCGTGACCACGGTCCCGGCCGCATCTGGGCGATCGCCTTCCTGTGCGGGATGACGACGACCATCGCGTACAGCATGTGGGCGGCGGGTGTCAGCGAGGTGCTCACCGTCGCGGTGGGCAACGCGCTGTTCGTGACGACGACGGCGGTGATGTGGCTCGGCTCTCGCAGCTTCAATCAGCGACCGATCGGTTCGGCGACGGCGGTGACGTTGCTGGGTGCGCTGATCGTGGCCGGCGCCGTCATCGTCGAAGGACCCGACGGCGGAGACTGGGCGGGGTGGTTGACGATGGGCATCGGCGTGGTCGTGTTCTCCGTCCTCGCCGCGGTCGAGACGCTCCGTGCGCCGATGCGCCGCTTCGGAACCGCCGCGGCGCTCGCCATCGTCTTCCTCGTGACCGCTGCGTTCTATCTCGCCCGTTGCGTGGTCTTCGTCGTCGCGGATCCCGGCAGCACGCTCTTCCTCGAGGCGTTCGGCTCCGTCGTCGCCAGCTTCTTCACCGTCGTGCTGACCGTCGTCGCCGTCGTCGTGCTCTCGCTGCTCAGGGCGGCGCAGGTCGATCTGCGCTCGTTCGCGTGGATGAGCAGCAGGGGAGTCAACTCGGACGGCATCCTGCTGGCGGCGACGCTTCGAACGGCGATGGCGGACGTCATCGAGCGCGCCCGATGGCGCGGCGAGCTGGTGTCGACCGTCGCCGTGCGCGTGGCCGATCTCTCGGAGATCCGCACGGCGTTCGGCGCGGACGTCGTGGGCGATGTGCTGCAGCATTGGCGGCAGAGCGTACGTCGGTACGCGCCGTCGTTCGCCCTCGTCGGCGAGGACGGAGAGGATGCGCTGATCATCGTCACGCGCGCGGCGACCGCGGCGGAGGCGCGGCGACAGGCCGCCGTGATCTATCGCGGTGTGCTCGAGGCGCTCGGCGCCGTGAGTCGTGCGGTCATACCCTCCGTGGGAGTCGGGGTCGCGTTGACGGAGACTGTCGGTTATCGAACGGAGGTCCTCGTCCAGTCTGCGCGCCTTGCGGCCGTGCAGTCCGCGACGAGCGTCGAGTCGTCCGTGCTGTTCGGCGGGCTGGCGGAGGCGGGACCGGGCCCGGGCTGACGTCGTGGCATGCTCGAGGCATGCCTCTCATCGCACTCACCGGCGGGATCGCGTCCGGCAAGTCGACCATCGCGCGTCGTCTCGCCGAACGCGGCGCGGTCATCGTCGATGCCGATGCCATCGTGCGGGAGGTGCAGTCGGTGGGCTCTCCCGTGTTGGCGCAGATCGCAGCCGAGTTCGGGCCCGCGGTCATCCAGAGCGACGGCTCGCTGGATCGTGCCGCGCTGGGCGCGATCGTCTTCTCGGACGATGCGGCGCGGGAACGCTTGAACGCCATCGTCCATCCGGCGGTGCGACGCGCCTCGTCCGAGCGTTTCGCTCGGGCCTTCACGGAAGATCCGGATGCGGTGGTCGTCTACGACGTCCCGCTACTGGTGGAGGCGCGCGTCGACGATCCATGGGAGTCGATCGTGGTCGCCCACGCCCCTGCCGCGGTGCGCGAGCGCCGGCTCGTGGAGCTGCGAGGCGCGAGCGAGCGCGACGCCAGGGCGAGGATCGCCGCCCAGGTCTCCGACGAGGAGCGCCTCGCCGTGGCCGATGTGGTCATCGACACGTCGGGCTCCCTCGCGGATACCCTCGCGCAGACGGACGAGCTGTGGGAGCGGCTACGGGGCTGACCGCCCCGATGTCCGTGGTCGCGCCTACGCTGGAACGGTGCAGACCACACGATCCGTTCGCCCCTTCGAGGTCGTCAGCGAGTACGTTCCGTCCGGCGACCAGCCGGCCGCGATCGCCGACCTCGCCGCCCGAATCAACGCCGGCGAGACCGACGTGGTGCTGCTGGGCGCCACCGGCACGGGCAAGTCCGCCACGACCGCCTGGCTGATCGAACAGGTGCAGCGCCCGACTCTCGTACTCGCCCACAACAAGACGCTCGCGGCCCAGCTCGCCAACGAGTTCCGCGAGCTCATGCCGCACAACGCCGTCGAGTACTTCGTGTCGTACTACGACTATTACCAGCCTGAGGCGTACGTCCCGCAGACCGATACGTTTATCGAGAAGGACTCGTCGATCAACGCCGAGGTGGAACGCCTGCGTCACTCGACGACGAATTCCCTGCTCAGCCGGCGTGACGTCGTTGTGGTCTCCACGGTCTCCTGCATCTACGGCCTCGGTGCACCCGAGGAGTATCTGCGCGCCATGGTGGCGCTGCAGGTGGGGGAGCGCTATGACCGCGACGCTCTCATCCGGCAGTTCATCGCGATGCAGTACAACCGCAACGACGTCGACTTCTCGCGCGGCAACTTCCGCGTCCGCGGCGACACGATCGAGATCATCCCGGTCTACGAGGAGTACGCGATCCGCATCGAGCTCTTCGGCGACGAGATCGAGGCGCTGTACACCCTGCACCCGCTCACGGGTGAGATCGTCGAGCGGATGGACTCGGTGCCGATCTTCCCCGCGTCGCACTACGTCGCAGGAACGGATGTGGTGCAGCGCGCGATCGGCACGATCGAGACCGAGCTGGCGGAACGACTGAAGGAGTTCGAGTCGCAGGGCAAGCTGCTGGAGGCGCAGCGGCTGC contains the following coding sequences:
- a CDS encoding diguanylate cyclase, which gives rise to MNIDLLTASLFTALVGNVAGAVFIIDTILRRDHGPGRIWAIAFLCGMTTTIAYSMWAAGVSEVLTVAVGNALFVTTTAVMWLGSRSFNQRPIGSATAVTLLGALIVAGAVIVEGPDGGDWAGWLTMGIGVVVFSVLAAVETLRAPMRRFGTAAALAIVFLVTAAFYLARCVVFVVADPGSTLFLEAFGSVVASFFTVVLTVVAVVVLSLLRAAQVDLRSFAWMSSRGVNSDGILLAATLRTAMADVIERARWRGELVSTVAVRVADLSEIRTAFGADVVGDVLQHWRQSVRRYAPSFALVGEDGEDALIIVTRAATAAEARRQAAVIYRGVLEALGAVSRAVIPSVGVGVALTETVGYRTEVLVQSARLAAVQSATSVESSVLFGGLAEAGPGPG
- the coaE gene encoding dephospho-CoA kinase, which gives rise to MPLIALTGGIASGKSTIARRLAERGAVIVDADAIVREVQSVGSPVLAQIAAEFGPAVIQSDGSLDRAALGAIVFSDDAARERLNAIVHPAVRRASSERFARAFTEDPDAVVVYDVPLLVEARVDDPWESIVVAHAPAAVRERRLVELRGASERDARARIAAQVSDEERLAVADVVIDTSGSLADTLAQTDELWERLRG
- a CDS encoding cell wall metabolism sensor histidine kinase WalK; translated protein: MSNSGDGDAYPVAEHVVDSRRILRYLRGFGRHFALPPFLDTGRARTTATLQLSLAAVVLVYVVIAVPWGYAGDLGLFWLGAIVVLGAGGVALLVPWARVSAWWIMAVPIIDLLGIALLRQSLPSGGFGVLFFIPAIWLAIYFGIGGYLVGIIVAPTVLVTTAIVDPRHEVGYVTFSLPLMIVVVATISLALGRQMTAQRLLFTRQTRTMARTLRRAQKQEELLAEVLDTIDFGVIRLAADGSTTLANEAHARLQRAARSAEAGSGGGHAAFAADGVTPVDRHDTPFARAARGEVFDNQIVWFGGDGPRRRALSVTARRTRAVDGSDNGAVIVSRDVTAELTALRARDSLVSSVSHELRTPLTSIIGYLELAVDDPEVPERARGYLDVAERNVSRLLEIVSDILTASSTSEMSADLTISQQDVDIADVVRASGESWAPAAAERAIAIDMAGVRPAPAYADPLRMRQVIDNLVSNAVKYNRDGGRVTLSTTSDGITTMITVTDTGVGVSESDLGRLFERFFRVADTSTGTGLGLSISRELVRAHGGDIIVTSTAGVGSTFSVQLPASAESLDDPDAIVTITGTGASRRKGDQAR
- a CDS encoding ATP-binding protein; its protein translation is MATVGVLSSTLRNQSLFLIGVVIIFAVGTATLAVPWARIPRAVLYVLPIVDIAGIAVIRVAEPMSGLGLMWVFPAMWLATLGVVGFLLQFTIINAAYAAIVVSGGTTVWGYTTFLLPAAVLAVATTTLISSRRQRAQAHLLEKQAALLSGALQRAQRQEELVIDVLDAVDFGVLRIAPDGTVSVVNEALGRFQNTIPGFGSRSREIENAYRADGVTPLPRAERPLLRALAGEVFENQVVWFGHPDERRHAMSITVRRMHDAEGADAGAVLIARDVTPEMTAMRARDRLVASVSHELRTPLTSVLGYLDLALDTLDDPAQARHSLEIAARNGERLLEIVADILAASSASRLSVDMTISPEPIDVAELVAATAEAWRPRAAERAVTIVTSGIEPARAFADPLRLRQVLDNLVSNAVKYNRDGGAIFLGCTTDGESTWILVRDTGTGIPESDLGRLFERYFRARTDVEGTGLGLSISRDIARAHGGDITVQTSRGLGSTFLVHLPADERPVRATAVPGEQTGSPE